The segment GTTTAGCTTTAGCATCCATAATAACTACACTTGCAATTAAATCAAGAACTGTTCCTCCTGTTACTTGTCGTACAGTAGTACTCAGGTGTTGTGGAGTTAAGTCCAGTTTCTTAGCATAGAATTGAGCTCTACGTTGTTTGGTGTAATTTTGTGTGATAAGATGCAGAAGATCCCTATATATTTCCTCTTGACGATTTCTCGCAATAGGTTCATAAGGTCGGGTGTCATACATATTTACAACTCCTATTAAGATTGCACACATAGAATGATGTATGATGCTCGGGTGAATTTGCATCTTTTCGTCGTTGGATACATTGGACCATAGAGTAAGAAAATCTTCAAGATGTTTCAATAGGTGTCCTTCAACATGAATAATAGGCTTCTCTACCATCTTATGGTAAGAAGTTGCTGCTATTTCCATTAAGTTAACCTGACTAATCGTGTTTGCCGAAAAACCAATAAAGCTCATCTTAACTGGACTAATCGCTTCTTTAAATTGGATGATAGTACCAGGTAGAAGTGTAATAAAATCTCCTTCTTTTACGGTGTAATCAATTAAATTAATTGTTACCTTCATTGAGCCTTTTAAACAGAGTGCAAAAATCCCAGCCTTTAATTTACAGGCTTGTTTATAGAGATTTAGCAAATCTTCTGTTATATTGTGCCACGCAAGTACATTACTTGGTAGGTCCACTTGTGGAAAATCGAAATCTAAATTAATTTTGCTTGCCATATTAGCAAATATAATATTAATTATTAACTCTAAATTAGTTGCTTTCTATAATTTAAAAATTATTTGTTGCGAGTATTAAAAATGAGTCTATTATTAGGGATTAAAGTTTCTTTTTTAATACAAAAATGTTTCGGAGTTATTTATTTTATAAATCTATGAAGACTATTACCGAAAATTGGAATATCATCACCTATGCCGAAGCATGGGAAAAACAGACTGAATATTTTAATGAAATCATTGATGCAAAAGTCAATAACAAACCACATACCAATACGTTAATCTTCTGTGAGCATCCTCATGTTTATACAATCGGGAAACATGGTAAGGATGCCAACTTATTAATCAATGATCAATTCTTAAAGCAGATACAAGCATCCTACTTTCATATTGATAGAGGAGGAGATATCACTTATCACGGACCAGGGCAAATAGTGTGTTACCCAATAATCGATTTGGAGGATTATCACTTGGGTTTGAAGGAGTATATTCATCTTCTCGAGGAAGCAGTTATTCAAACTTGTCGCCATTATGGTGTGGAGGCTGGAAGACTCGAAAAGGCTACTGGAGTGTGGCTCGATGCTCATCAACCTACCGCTCGAAAGATATGTGCGATAGGGGTGCGTTGCAGTAGATATGTCAGTATGCATGGTCTAGCTTTCAACGTAAATACTAATTTAAATTATTTCAACTATATCAACCCCTGTGGGTTTGTAGATAAAGGTGTAACTTCTCTCTCCAAAGAGCTAGGAAAAGAAATACCTTTAAAAGAAGCAGAAAAGGTATTGGAAGAACATCTGCTAAAATTGCTGAATGATCAGGTCTCTGTAAAATAAGGAGAAATAAATTGGGGGCATTGAGCGGGTTGTTATCTGTACGAAGTGTGTATTTAGAGGCATTTCTTGTTAGATAATAATTTTTACTCAAGGGTACTAGGTATCATTGCATATTAATTTGTATTTTTGCCTTTCAAACTGAATAATCAATATTTTTATAATAATTAATAGATAATGGCGAAAGAACTGAAAGATCTCACCAAACGTAGCGTGAACTACTCTCAGTGGTATAACGAATTGGTGGTAAAGGCTGATTTGGCAGAGCAATCGGCTGTGCGTGGTTGTATGGTAATTAAACCATACGGATACGCTATTTGGGAAAAAATGCAGCGTCAACTAGACGATATGTTTAAGGAAACTGGACACGTAAATGCTTACTTCCCGTTGCTTATCCCGAAATCATTCTTGAGCCGTGAAGCTGATCACGTAGAAGGGTTTGCTAAAGAATGTGCTGTAGTAACCCACTATCGTTTGAAAAATGCGGAAGACGGCTCAGGTGTAGTCGTTGACCCCGAAGCGAAACTAGAAGAAGAACTTATTATACGTCCTACTTCCGAAACAATCATTTGGAATACTTACAAGAATTGGATCCAATCTTATCGTGATCTTCCTATCCTTTGTAACCAATGGGCAAACGTATTCCGATGGGAAATGCGTACTCGTTTATTCCTTCGTACTGCTGAGTTTTTATGGCAAGAAGGTCATACAGCTCACGAAACCCGTGAAGAAGCAGAAGAAGAAACAGTGAAGATGCTTAATGTATATTCAGAGTTTGCTGAAAAATACATGGCAGTACCTGTGGTTAAAGGGGTGAAAACTGCAAGCGAACGTTTTGCTGGTGCTCTTGATACTTATACTATTGAAGCAATGATGCAAGATGGTAAAGCTCTTCAAAGTGGTACTTCTCACTTCCTTGGTCAAAACTTTGCGAAAGCTTTTGATGTGAAGTTTGTGAATCGTGAAAATCAATTAGAATATGTATGGGCTACCTCTTGGGGTGTATCTACTCGTCTGATGGGTGCGTTAATCATGACACACTCAGATGATAATGGTCTTGTACTACCTCCTGCACTAGCTCCAATTCAAGTGGTAATTGTTCCTATCTTTAAGGGTGAAGAACAACTAGCTAAGATTGATGAAAGAGTGAATC is part of the Bacteroides coprosuis DSM 18011 genome and harbors:
- a CDS encoding transcriptional regulator, AraC family (COGs: COG2207 AraC-type DNA-binding domain-containing protein~InterPro IPR000005:IPR018060~KEGG: bfs:BF2087 putative AraC-type transcriptional regulator~PFAM: HTH transcriptional regulator, AraC~SMART: Helix-turn-helix, AraC type, DNA binding domain~SPTR: AraC-type transcription regulator;~IMG reference gene:2504107010~PFAM: Bacterial regulatory helix-turn-helix proteins, AraC family); translated protein: MASKINLDFDFPQVDLPSNVLAWHNITEDLLNLYKQACKLKAGIFALCLKGSMKVTINLIDYTVKEGDFITLLPGTIIQFKEAISPVKMSFIGFSANTISQVNLMEIAATSYHKMVEKPIIHVEGHLLKHLEDFLTLWSNVSNDEKMQIHPSIIHHSMCAILIGVVNMYDTRPYEPIARNRQEEIYRDLLHLITQNYTKQRRAQFYAKKLDLTPQHLSTTVRQVTGGTVLDLIASVVIMDAKAKLKSTNMSVQEIAYALNFPTASFFGKYFKRYVGMSPLSYKQMND
- a CDS encoding Octanoyltransferase (COGs: COG0321 Lipoate-protein ligase B~HAMAP: Octanoyltransferase~InterPro IPR000544:IPR004143~KEGG: bth:BT_1089 lipoate-protein ligase B~PFAM: Biotin/lipoate A/B protein ligase~PRIAM: Lipoyl(octanoyl) transferase~SPTR: Octanoyltransferase;~TIGRFAM: Octanoyltransferase~IMG reference gene:2504107011~PFAM: Biotin/lipoate A/B protein ligase family~TIGRFAM: lipoate-protein ligase B) — encoded protein: MFRSYLFYKSMKTITENWNIITYAEAWEKQTEYFNEIIDAKVNNKPHTNTLIFCEHPHVYTIGKHGKDANLLINDQFLKQIQASYFHIDRGGDITYHGPGQIVCYPIIDLEDYHLGLKEYIHLLEEAVIQTCRHYGVEAGRLEKATGVWLDAHQPTARKICAIGVRCSRYVSMHGLAFNVNTNLNYFNYINPCGFVDKGVTSLSKELGKEIPLKEAEKVLEEHLLKLLNDQVSVK
- a CDS encoding Prolyl-tRNA synthetase (COGs: COG0442 Prolyl-tRNA synthetase~HAMAP: Prolyl-tRNA synthetase, class IIa, eukaryotic-type~InterPro IPR004499:IPR002314:IPR004154:IPR016061~KEGG: bth:BT_0929 prolyl-tRNA synthetase~PFAM: Prolyl-tRNA synthetase, class II, C-terminal; Anticodon-binding; Aminoacyl-tRNA synthetase, class II (G/ H/ P/ S), conserved domain~PRIAM: Proline--tRNA ligase~SMART: Prolyl-tRNA synthetase, class II, C-terminal~SPTR: Prolyl-tRNA synthetase;~TIGRFAM: Prolyl-tRNA synthetase, class IIa, eukaryotic-type~IMG reference gene:2504107012~PFAM: Anticodon binding domain; tRNA synthetase class II core domain (G, H, P, S and T); Prolyl-tRNA synthetase, C-terminal~TIGRFAM: prolyl-tRNA synthetase, family I); the encoded protein is MAKELKDLTKRSVNYSQWYNELVVKADLAEQSAVRGCMVIKPYGYAIWEKMQRQLDDMFKETGHVNAYFPLLIPKSFLSREADHVEGFAKECAVVTHYRLKNAEDGSGVVVDPEAKLEEELIIRPTSETIIWNTYKNWIQSYRDLPILCNQWANVFRWEMRTRLFLRTAEFLWQEGHTAHETREEAEEETVKMLNVYSEFAEKYMAVPVVKGVKTASERFAGALDTYTIEAMMQDGKALQSGTSHFLGQNFAKAFDVKFVNRENQLEYVWATSWGVSTRLMGALIMTHSDDNGLVLPPALAPIQVVIVPIFKGEEQLAKIDERVNPIINKLKGMGVSVKYDNADNKRPGFKFADYELKGVPVRLVLGARDLENGTIEVMRRDTLEKTTHSIEGIEEYVKDLLDEMQQNIFKKAFDFRTAHTFEVDTYEEFKEKLDKGGFVLAHWDGTPETEAQIKEETKATIRCIPLDGDKTPGKCMVTGKPSKCRVVFARSY